In Clostridia bacterium, the DNA window GGAGTCGAAGGATCTTAAAGACGAGGTCGTGTTAATAATAAAAGTGTGTATTCGGAGCAGCCGTTAATGCTCATACTCCGAATACACACTTTTTCTATTACAACGCCGTTCCCTTCAGGATCCTTCGACTGCGCTCCCTGCGGTCGCTCCGCTCAGGATGACACGAACACGGCTTGCTGCGTGAGTGCGCGGACGAGCAATGCTCGTCCCTACGGGTGACGAACGCGGCGCGGGCGCGAAAATCACTGTTCCCTTTCCGCGCAAACCGTGTTATAATACACTTATAAACTCAACGGGGGCGCGGTATGAACTACAGCTTCTTTGACTACAAGTACAACATCGAGGGGTTCGATTCCGACTTTTTCTCCACCGAGCACATCATCTTCATCGCGCTGGCGTACGTACTCACGCTGCTGCTCTGTTGGGTCTTCCGCAGGGCGCGGCACGAGCGCATCGACATCGGGCTGAAGGTGCTTTCGATAGCGATGGTGCTGCTCGAAGCGACGAAGATAACGTGGGAAAGCTATTACGATATAACCACGGGGCGCGGCTTCAACCGGTACGGCCTGCTGCCGATATACACCTGCTCGCTTTTCATCTACGCGCTGCTCGTCGCCGCCTGGACGAAGGGCAAGCCGCGGGAGTACTGCCTGAGCTTCATCACGACGATAAGCCTGCTCTACGGCGCGGTCGGCGTCGTCTACTGCAACGGGCTGAACTTCTACCCGTTCTGGACTTTCGGCGCGTTTTATTCGATGTTCTTCCACACGACGATGTTCGCGACCGGCGTCTTCCTGCTCGCGACGCGGTATAAGGCGCTCGAGTGGAAG includes these proteins:
- a CDS encoding YwaF family protein — its product is MNYSFFDYKYNIEGFDSDFFSTEHIIFIALAYVLTLLLCWVFRRARHERIDIGLKVLSIAMVLLEATKITWESYYDITTGRGFNRYGLLPIYTCSLFIYALLVAAWTKGKPREYCLSFITTISLLYGAVGVVYCNGLNFYPFWTFGAFYSMFFHTTMFATGVFLLATRYKALEWKDSLRAMVPVLILAAVAIPVNHFLGSDYMMIYSGSGVPFYEGLAASLAEKGLRFVYTGIMLATHIPLALLVIALYKLAKAANAKACGGEAAGVHEANS